The Coffea arabica cultivar ET-39 chromosome 6e, Coffea Arabica ET-39 HiFi, whole genome shotgun sequence genome contains the following window.
GCAaaagattgattttttttttttcagaccaCGTTGGAATGTAGCAGTGATTCTGAAGAAACAAGAGAATGAGGCTTCTTTAACTTAGATTCTGAGTATTtcaattgaacattaacataATTATGGGTTACCAATCATTTCGACATCCTGCAAAAACCATAATTTGTCACCAGATGCAATGCTTGGTTACTTCAAACAATAACACGAGTaccaacaaaaaattaaaatcattagTCAGGCCTCCACATATGTATGACAGTTGAGGATCTCGGCTccacatatacatatatgtatcaTAAACCTAAGGTCCAAACCCTCAATCCATAACACACTTACTTTGTGAATCAACTACCGCGCTTAGAAACTCCCCTCGAACCAGAAAAAAGCCTGTGGTGCTTGCAAACTCTTTACCGCTTTCCAGTTCTCTATTCGGCAGCGACCATTCGACGCCCCTTTTTTGCGACCTGGGCTGCAAACCAGCTCAATGAGCCTACAAACCAAGCATATCCATATGCACCGAGCTTTGAGTTAGGCTTTGACCAAGCTGGAttgattcgtttgcagccctgcTTGCGACTTAAACATGAAAGAATCACAACTTTTCCATCACCAATTTATTGGAGACAACCAACAAACACGACGATAAGCCATACCACATTTTAAAAAAGGACaagttcaaaaaaaatttccccaCATGCAGCGAGGAAAGACACATTTGAGAGAAACAGATACTGGAATTTTGGTAAACCCTCCAAACTTTTACAGGGAAAAGTGTATAAGCTACTATAACAGCTTTGGGACATGCCTGCAGCAAATTGGCATGATGATAATTTAAATTCTAGAACCATCTATCCCACATCTCGACAACCTCTCCCACATCCAGAGACCGAaagaacaaagccacataggGAAGACAAAAAAGGCTTACATGACATGATCCTAATCATCAGCAGTCTCACTAACCTAACATAATTCTCTCTACTGATATCCATGGAGGACCACACAAGCTTTTTCAGAATAGAAACTCAAAATAAACTAAACCACATTTTTTGCATTGCAGGGCATTACAAATGGcaaattttgataaaacataTGTACGGTTAGAACACATTTACACATTCCAAAACACTAATCCCAAGCACTTGTAGCTCCAGCACCGTATCCCCCACCATAATTTCCATAATTGCCATAACCACCTCCACCATAATAATCCGATCCCCCACCACTTCGATTATAAGAGGAATCCCTTCTATAGTCACGCCCACCAAACCGAGCACCGCTAGACCGCCGACCTTTACCTCCACCATATGAGGCCCGACTAGCATAGCGAGTCAACCAATCAGGTACCTCTTGGTTAGCCTCTTGCATCAGTTCAGCTAAAGACTTTGCCAACGACATATTGCTCTCATTAAAGAAAGCTGTAGCTAATCCAGTCTTACCAGCACGCCCAGTTCTCCCTATACGATGTACATAATCATCAATATCATTTGGAAGGTCAAAGTTAACTACATGAGCAACATGGGGTATATCAAGACCACGGGCTGCCACATCTGTTGCTACTAAAATTGGAGTATTCCCACTCTTAAATGATCTCAGTGCTAGCTCTCTTTCCTGAAAAAGCACCATCTTCTTATTAAATCATGCCTGATAACATTTGGAGCCCAGACAAAATAAGTCTCCATGAACTAGAAAATGACATAGCTGCTGTTTCAATTCGAAACTGATACATTGATAAATTGATAATGTTTGTTGTCAGAAGATTCCAAGGAACTAAACCATGTGGGATAGCAATTTGATAAAGCATGATAATAACTACCAAAACAAGGTGTTAAAGTTGTCATAAAATTACAAAGCACAATATCATTGGGccattttttcatccaaaaaaaaaaaaaacacacacacccTTGCTTCATTctacaaaaattgaattttcttctcttttattgGTGAACTAAAACTCAAAGCTTTTGCATCGTAGAACAGCGCATGGCAAAACTACAGCACTAAGAAAGCAATTGTCATGTTGATAAGAAGATACTCAGCGAACCTAGTCAAGAACTCgaaatttgtttatttcaaTGGCAGAGACTGTTGAGATTCATGAGAATGAAGAAACATAGTataattggaaagcagcaaacGAAGATATTATGAGGTAAAAGATACAGTCCCTCCATCCAAGTCTCATTGCCCTATTTGACCAAGAACTGTAATAATATAGTACATTTAATGCATCTATACCTCCAAGTAATGTCAGAGTACTCCATCTATAACTGTGATTTATGGGACAGCATTTTCACACTACCCTTAGTCTACAATGACAAAAGATAACATTTCCATATCATGAAAAAGGGTACCAGAAAAACAGAAAACGAGTGCAAGGAGTATAAATAAGTTCAACAAAAAGATTTTAATTCTGGGAACACTCTCTTGTTTACCTGTTGTGTTCTGTCACCATGGATAGTAGTTGCAGGAAAATGGTTCATGCACAACCAATGTTCCAGAGCATCAGCTcctttctttgtttccacaaATACTAATGTCAGGGCTTGCTACAAAATCCAAATTATGCCAAATTAAATCAAAGCCATAGAATAAATCATAACTGGTTGGCAAAATTCTAGACTGTAATGACAATTTAATAACAGCAGGAGACCCAACAGGCTGCTTGATAGCATTATTCAGCACGAGACAAAAATTCACTATTTCATTTAGTATTGCATACGGTAGCAACTTACTGAACaaggaagaaaggaggaaaatgataCCAAAAGCAGCCAACAGACAAAAAAACAATTCAGCTACATATGGAAAATACAATGGACAACCAACTAAATCTCAAATAAAAGAATATAAACAGTGCCACAAAGTACCTTGCCGTGAACACCATTTGCCCTCTGTGCATGAAGAAGATCCATAAGGTGGCTTCTCTTGTCACTCTCAGGCACAAATTCAACTCTTTGAACGATCAAATCTGTACTTGAGCCAACCCTTCCAACAGCCAGAAATATGTAGTTTGAAAGAAAATCAGATGCCAATCTCTGCACATGGGTGAGaaaccaaaaataagaaaaaaaataaactaaaaagaaACTGTTGACCAAAATACCAAATTCAAAGGAATTGAACTCCAACAGAAAGAGGGAATTTCTATTTAAGAGACTGCATGCGAATTACTAAGCAACCCCTACAGGCCAAGAACATTACTGCTTTTGTTGGTTAGTAAACTAACACCAATGCACATAAACACCAAAAAATCTTACACCAATGAGGTACAAGCAATAAAGCTGTAAAAATTACAGATGACTCAAGTGGCTTTCCACATGAGACATAAGAAACCATTGAAAATTAGTAAAAACACCAATTCAGTGAATGAAATAGGTCTCACAGAAAATTTGATGGCCCACATGTAGCATTCCATACAACTGATCTCCCAGACAATTGATGAAATTAACAAGAAATATATGCAGTGTACAACTCATACAGCCACCTTAACCGGCACAAAATAActttcaaaatcaaagaaaccgGAACAAACTTAATTAGACACATTGAGCTATGAGCAAAAGGTAACTAGCAAGAGAACCTGGATCTCTTTCGGAAAGGTAGCACTAAACAGCATTGTCTGTCTTTCACCTCTTGGAGGCATGTCCATTTGCTCCACTATCTTTCTGATTTGAGGCTCAAATCCCATATCCAGCATCCGATCTGCCTCGTCAAGAGCCAGAAACCTAATCATCTGCAATGAAACTTTTGCCCTCTCAAGCAAATCAACTAATCTTCCTGGAGTTGCCACAAGAATATCGACTCCTCTCTCAAGCTCACGCAGCTGCAAAACATAATAAACTATCAGCCCCCAGAAACACACAACTACCACAATAAAAGTAACAGGTTACACAATTGGCACTTCACAAATTGTTGAGCAATTTTAAGACTACCAACTTTAGCACATCCGCAAAATCAAGAATATCATGTGCCTGAATCTCCCTCATATCAATCACAAGATCAGAAATTTGACACCATAAATACAAACTCACTTCTATTATGTTCCTCATCTAGTTTCGTTAACAATAAGCTTAATTTAGATTCTGATCTAACGTTAAAAATCTTGAAGTGTGTTCTCATTTGCCTTTTTTGACCTTCTAATCTACCCTGTTCAAAGCTAATGATATttgtttccaaaagtttctaccctTCTGTTTCTAAGAAATGGCATTGCCTATCAAAAACCCTTCAATTGTACGGAAATATAGCTCTATAAAGGCAAAAGGAAAACGAGGATTTGGCCCACGTagatttaatggacaaaaacactAGACAAAGAATAAAACAATTGGGAAACATGGCTGTAATCCTGAAACGAAAATTGAGTTACATGTGGCAAAAGACAAGTGACCCAAGATGAACATTTATTGATGACAAAAGTCTCTGACAATATTGAGGTTAcatacaagcttattgtgcCTCATAGAACAACAAAGCTTAATCCCAGTCTCACATATCTATAGGAAAATAATTTAATACCTACATAATTTTATactgaattttatgagtaatgcacataaatcaaccaaaagaaagtgaaaagatgCATAAAAAATTCCACAAGATGAGTACTGGTTAAATCCAAATGAGCTGtagtaactaattaactacctgCTGATTTATTGGTGCTCCTCCATAAGCCACTACCACCTTAACACCAGTTTGATACGAAAACTTCCTAGCTTCCTCGTGTATCTGcacatttgataacaaaaaagaaaattatgcaTTGCAAGATGAACAGAAAAGAGACACATCAAACAAAGATATACAGAATCCACCTGCACTGAGAGCTCTCTTGTAGGTGACAGAATGAGAGCAAGCGGAAATACTGTCCGTGTTCCACGTGGCCTTGGAGGGAAACCTCCCCTCATGATTCCACTAATTATAGGGAAGCAGAAGGCAGCTGTCTTACCAGAACCTGTTTGAGCACAAGCCATTAGATCTCGTCCTGCTAGAGAGATGGGAATGGCATGGCGCTGAACAGGAGTTGGTTTTACATACTTGCACCTCCTGATATTCAAATTGAGTGCATCCCCTAAATCTATTTCGGCAAATGTATTCACAGGAGGAGCCACGTTATCCCCGCTTGTCTCCACCGGAATGTCCTCGTAGGCATCAAAGTTAATACCAGTATTCTCCTGCTCACTGAATGTGCTCTCCGCAAGACCATCAGCATCATCGTTGCCAAAAGGATTCACCTCCCTCTCCCTACTCCAACCTCCACCTCTGCTCCCCCAACCGCCAGCCCCACGACCCCCACCACCATACCCTTGTCTTCCATAGTCAGACCTAGGGACACCATACCGCGGCCCACCAGAGGCTCCACCGTACCCAAACCTATCACTAGCTGATGGTGGGCCAGTCTGAGACGGTGCAGGAGGCTCAGCGGTCGGCTGTTTGTTCCTGAGGTGTGGCGGGACATAGGCTGACTTGGAAGTAGCGGAAGCTCCACTCGCACCACTTGTCCCAGCATTTTCCACAGAACCAGAGTTGGCATTCTCAACAGCATCTGCCCAAGAACTCCTCATTTTCCCAGAATCCTAATATCTAGCAACAAACCTCACTAACCCACAATTCCAAAAACCGAGCACGAATTGCTAATGCATCCAAAGAGCTATAGACCTAGAATTTCAACTCTTCAAAAACCTGTTATGAAGCAATAACCAATTAAAAAAATCGGGGGGAAAAAAGAccaattttttgaaacaaagaatGTAATCAGGCAAATAAAGCAATCATCTACCGCAGAAGAAAATTTATAtacaccaaaaaaaatgaatcgaGACAAGAAAATTAAAGTTAAAAATGCTAAAAACAAGCTGAAAAAAATCCGCCGCCGTTTAAGGTTCAGCTACTTCTAAACAAAAATGCATTCTTTAAAGCTGAAGTACGGTAAAATGGACCTGAGAAGCAGAGATCAGAAGATGCGTAGCGAAGATGAAAGCAAAAAAATTCTGCTATCATTTGTTGGAAGGTGAGAaaacttgaaaaccctaaaattaGGGGTCGAAGAAATTTTACGAAATCGGACAGAGAAAGCGGAATTAAAGGATTTGAAAAAGCTTGGACTAGAATACACCCAATACGACCACCAAATCAATCAATCCATATgatattatttcaaaaaaaaaaagagttggcAGTTCCTAGTACTAAAATTAGCAACCAAAGAAAACCAAAAATACTCCTACTTACTTTGCCGTaaacaagaagaagagaggaaagaggagaagaggaggaaaggaaagaaggaaGGAGAGGAGAAACTTGTTAGTAGTACTAACTTACCTTCGTGGtttcaaggaaaagaaaaatctctctgCTTTTTCAGTCTacactttttatttttgggatCGCAAGTAAACTACTATGTTTTGTCGTGTGTATGCGGAATATATTATGAAAAGGGATGTCTCTTCAGCAGCGTAAGTGGCCGTCTCTTTGATTCGTGTGGTATttgacaattaaaaataaaatatttgaataagtaattagcaatgaatttttttaaataaaaataagttataagctattcacttattattatttaatatgAAATACTTTTAAATGTATTATCTGTTTTAGTAATTAGCGATTTAGTAACTTCAATTTAGTAATTTGATAAATTCAGATTTCACAATTTTCGTAATTCCGAATACACCATGAGTCTTTGCTCTCCCTAGATTTCTACTCTCTTCTTTCcaatttgtgtgtgtgtgtgtgtgtttttttttctttttactgcTTTGTGATAAATAAACTTGCCAAGAAATTAGTAGTgcgtttggataggagattatttaggataatttttgcaacaaaaatttttatagtgaAATGTTTTTTTAATGTGACATAAGTAAAgatatatttatgatgcaagcagATAAATTTGTGTAAATAATTTACTATCTAAACACGCTAACTAgtatgtttggataggagattattttgattaaaaaaaattatttaaatcaATAacgtagtttcttttttttggtgataCCATACAtataaaatagaaagaaaaaaaaagtgattagaAAAAGTGTTTAAAATTTTGGAGATGATTATGAGTCGAAGACACTACTACAGTCCATGGCTTTCGTTAAAAGTGTTGAGACATGTTTGATTCATAAAGAATCTTGGCCTTAAATAAGAGTCATGACATGGATGGTTGTTAAAAATTGTGAAAGGATGTTTTCCAATTAACTAATAAACAGAACTTTTATAGAATTATATTAGTAGTATTCAGTTAAAGGTTAAATGAGGCAacgaaaatcttttttttttttttttgataatgacAACGAAAATCTTTGACTTTTAATTTATCTACcctttttttaaagtttttaccATTGGCATAGAAACCTTCCCTCTTGAGGTCAACGAGGCCTGTTTGGCATCAAATCTTTACCCTTTTATTAAGTTTTTACCATTGGCATAGAAACCTTCCCTCTTGAGGTCAACGACGCCTGTTTGCCATCAAATCTTTTTAGTCTTTTGAGCAGCCACTAACTATGCACATCTGAACTCGGATTTCACAAGTAACCACCAGCCTTTGAGCTGATGGTCACCACCAATTAACCCTTGCCTCCCACTAATTTGTCACAATTAAATGTGATCTTACTTAAAAAATTCAGGCGGGTGTGTAGTGAACCCGTCTGATCCGGTGATAATTTAATCCCCTCCAAGTTACCGCAAGATCTTTTCAAGTCCTCCCCTTCCCCAGAGTATAGAAAGCTATCGTATtgacaaacaaaaaaagaattcGGACTTCACTGGCTAGAATAATACCTGAGCCTTTCCTCTTTGTCCTCAAAACCATAGCATACAGAACTTAAAAAGGGTGAATTTTCAGTAGTCCCAATCACAATATGATGTGCTATCAAATGATTACCACCAAAGACTAAACTTCAactttagggaaaaaaaaatgtcaaccACCAAATCCTAGTTCTAGAGATTACAATTGAAACAGAATTAGTTGGCTACAATCAATTGGTCACAACTGATGAATTGTGCAAGATTGTGCAATTCCTGCAATTGATTGGCTCAGAATACCATATACTAAAAACAAGCACTAATAGGAAACTGGCGCAGGTTTTGCCTGGATTAAATCATCAGTAGAGGAAAAGCAAGATTGATTTGGTACAACACTACTACCTATTTACATGTACATTCAAGCTGCCGAGTCATTACACTCATTACCAGCCAATCTAATATGTACAATTACTAGAGGAAACACCAGCATCATCATTCGACAATCACAACTCCAGCACCATTCAAGACTATAGAATTTCACTCCAATTGTCTAGATTAGCTTCGAAGGCACTGTAAAggcaaccaaaagaaaaaaaaactaaacattAAGAATTTGAATTCAACAAATCTACTTCCGAATAGACTGCACAGAAACATGATGATTGTATACAAAGATAGTTAAAGGATATTTCGTTCCAGAGTTTAGATCATcgcattcctttttttttttttccgaaacgtTAGTTTACTTGCATTGAACTATAAAGAGAATTTACAATTCGAGCAAAGGCCCGAGCATCTGTACAACACGTGTTCAATGACACGGAGGAACAAGAAATTCCTCATCCATCAAAATGCCTAAAGCATATGAGCTAACATTAGCACAAACATCCTTATCATCATAACTAACTAAGCAAAAAGAGCACATTCGAAACAATGACTTTAAACTTAAAATATCTTCAAGGATTGTTGTCATTCTGCAATCTGGGGATTTACCAATATACTGATCATCGCATTCATACCACATAAAACTGACCTTTACTTTTTGTAATTTGATCACTGTAAAGTACTTTTTGTGAATCTGATTAGTGATTCTTTACAGGATCAAATAAATCTCTATAGTCCTTGTGAACATTGGACccaacccccaaaaaaaagaagaaattccaGATGTCCGTGATACCTCAACCTGACCAATTAGTGGAATAATCTAGTTGTGCAAGTGTCATAGCTTCTGCACAGAATGTGTAAATGTACAGCGTAGACTTCAAAAGATCAATTGTCAGAAGGGATATCGTTAGAGGTCACTTAGCATGTTCATTCAATATTTAAGTATGCACAATTGTTTGCAAATACCAACTTAGATCCTTCACTGAAGTACCTGAATGTCTCCAGCGGAGAAGATATTAAAATATTTTGACAAGAAAGAACTCCTTTGCTATCAAATTAATATCTTTTGGAATATCACCCACTCATCTTTTCCTATGCCATTTGTATTACAAAAAACAAGCAAAACTAGAAACTTGGAGAGATACGATCATGCTAAGGTGGATGAGGTTACATGTAGATAGACAAATATAGGAGATAATACCAATTTAATGTCTGGATTATGCATAAGACACCACAGGTAGACCAATAAAGCATAAAAGAATTTCATTCTGAGATATTATCAGTTAAAGAAAAAGCCCACCAGTTAATCAATATCACTTTCTTGGATTGGATGTCACAGTTCTTTGCACAGTTGACACGCCATCCACAAACTTTGTCCGGAAGAGAACATTGGCATTGTTGAACATGCCTTCCTTCAGAGAAACAACTATAAACTGCAAAACAACATGAAAGAAAAGTAACTAGTACCATGATGAATTAGTAAgaagtgacaatatcaaaagtaATTCTTTCAGCTTCCATCCAATAACAATTAAACGCCCATTGGATAATTCATCTGACTTGTCTTCCAGAATTTCAATAATGAAGACAGTCGCTTTTTGCTTCATTGTGTCCAGATAATCAATGTGAAACACTTCTCAAGAATCTAAACTTCCAATTACTAAAAAGATAATGAACCTGGGAATGGGGAAAGTGAGTTTTGATCATCCTTCCTATGTTCTGCGTGTGACTTAGATCAAGAGCAGCATCAACCTGCCAGGCAAGCCAGACAAATTTTACATCTTGTTTAACAAGCACTTACAAAACTAAAGCTGAGCTATATTTCACACAATCTTATTGAGAATAGTCCAAACAATGTCACCGCAGTTTAGGTGGCAAACTGATTATCCTGCATAAAGGaggtaaacaaaaaaaaaaatcaaaagacaacTAAATAGAACAAGATCAGAGATCCACCTCCAATGAACCTCCAAGTTGGAGACGACAGTAAGCCAGAAAAAGCAAAACTCCATGCAAATTGATCTTACAGTCTCCCAATAACTCCTCAATGAAAAGAGTTTGTGGAATCTATCTAACAGCCCACCCCAATTTTTATGCACAACCAATAAGAGATATGGAAGAGAAGACTGTGAACAACACAAGCATTTTAAAAAACTAATCAAAGCACAGAGTTCCTGCTGTCTGGTCTATAATAcctaaatgtataaatatgctATTTCCTACTGACCGATGCCAAAATACAACTGGAGAGGTAGAAGGAGCACCTACCTGTGCACGTGGATCACACTCTCTTCATGATGTTGTTCAAATAACAAGATAATGACTTCGGAGTACACTATGGATTAACTGATGTCTAATGTTCAAGTTTCTAGCGTTCAGATACTTTAATAAGTGGTACAGGGTAGCATTTGAAAGGAGTGATTGGCTTGCCAGAGTGTACAATAAGATGCTCTTgcttttattctttatttttgcaCAATTTATGGAATTGATAATTCCAGAGAAGAATTCAACATAACATCTGTCATAGTACAGTCTTCAAGTAATATATATGCAGTGAATTATAGCCTTCAACATAGAAATATTTCCATATATGATAGTACAAAATACCAAACTTAGGACCAAAGGAATATTTGCTTTACCTCATCCAAAATATAAAGTGGTGCAGGTTTGAAAAGAAGCAGGGCCAAAATAAGTGAAAGTGCGAGTAGAGATCTTTGTCCTCCACTGAGCTCTGACAAAGACTGTTTCCAGACACTTCCAAATGCAACTCGAACTTCCAAACCCTCCAAGAAACTGCCACCTTCAGGAGGTTCCAGTTTTGCCATTGTGCCCGGCAACAAAGTCGAAAATATAGATCCAAAATCACTAAACAAATTTGTCAAAAAGGTTGAGTTAATCACAAATCTTGCTCAATGAAAGGGCTTATGTAACATGCATTAACAGAGATTATGGAAAAATGAAGATCACTGAGGTTGCATTACCAACAGGGAAATTTgtaaataatacaataatataatTAGTTGATTGAATGATATAACACAAAGGTAACACCAATTCTGTACCCCTTCCATTTTGGTAGTTCACCTCAAAGTTCAATTTACCTGTTAACTTTAGCCCAAGTGACTCCgagtgtttcttttttcttctcatcAAGCTCTTCTATCACCATCTTAATCTTTGATTTATCATTCTGCAAACGAGTTCATTTCAAGTTAAAACTGTGACCATGTTGAAATATTCTGAACAGATCAAGATCACTGACCTCAATAATGT
Protein-coding sequences here:
- the LOC113696037 gene encoding DEAD-box ATP-dependent RNA helicase 37 isoform X2 encodes the protein MRSSWADAVENANSGSVENAGTSGASGASATSKSAYVPPHLRNKQPTAEPPAPSQTGPPSASDRFGYGGASGGPRYGVPRSDYGRQGYGGGGRGAGGWGSRGGGWSREREVNPFGNDDADGLAESTFSEQENTGINFDAYEDIPVETSGDNVAPPVNTFAEIDLGDALNLNIRRCKYVKPTPVQRHAIPISLAGRDLMACAQTGSGKTAAFCFPIISGIMRGGFPPRPRGTRTVFPLALILSPTRELSVQIHEEARKFSYQTGVKVVVAYGGAPINQQLRELERGVDILVATPGRLVDLLERAKVSLQMIRFLALDEADRMLDMGFEPQIRKIVEQMDMPPRGERQTMLFSATFPKEIQRLASDFLSNYIFLAVGRVGSSTDLIVQRVEFVPESDKRSHLMDLLHAQRANGVHGKQALTLVFVETKKGADALEHWLCMNHFPATTIHGDRTQQGCKRINPAWSKPNSKLGAYGYAWFVGSLSWFAAQVAKKGRRMVAAE
- the LOC113696037 gene encoding DEAD-box ATP-dependent RNA helicase 37 isoform X1, whose translation is MRSSWADAVENANSGSVENAGTSGASGASATSKSAYVPPHLRNKQPTAEPPAPSQTGPPSASDRFGYGGASGGPRYGVPRSDYGRQGYGGGGRGAGGWGSRGGGWSREREVNPFGNDDADGLAESTFSEQENTGINFDAYEDIPVETSGDNVAPPVNTFAEIDLGDALNLNIRRCKYVKPTPVQRHAIPISLAGRDLMACAQTGSGKTAAFCFPIISGIMRGGFPPRPRGTRTVFPLALILSPTRELSVQIHEEARKFSYQTGVKVVVAYGGAPINQQLRELERGVDILVATPGRLVDLLERAKVSLQMIRFLALDEADRMLDMGFEPQIRKIVEQMDMPPRGERQTMLFSATFPKEIQRLASDFLSNYIFLAVGRVGSSTDLIVQRVEFVPESDKRSHLMDLLHAQRANGVHGKQALTLVFVETKKGADALEHWLCMNHFPATTIHGDRTQQERELALRSFKSGNTPILVATDVAARGLDIPHVAHVVNFDLPNDIDDYVHRIGRTGRAGKTGLATAFFNESNMSLAKSLAELMQEANQEVPDWLTRYASRASYGGGKGRRSSGARFGGRDYRRDSSYNRSGGGSDYYGGGGYGNYGNYGGGYGAGATSAWD